Proteins from a single region of Thamnophis elegans isolate rThaEle1 chromosome 17, rThaEle1.pri, whole genome shotgun sequence:
- the S100A1 gene encoding protein S100-A1 isoform X2 — MASQLERAVDALISVFHNYSGKEGDKHKLSKKELKELLENELGGLLETQRDPEVVDKIMHDLDENGDGEVDFQEFVILVAALTVACNPFFSEET; from the exons ATGGCATCGCAGTTGGAAAGAGCCGTGGATGCCCTCATCTCCGTCTTCCACAACTACTCGGGCAAGGAAGGCGACAAGCACAAGCTCAGCAAGAAGGAGCTGAAGGAATTGCTGGAGAATGAGCTGGGGGGGCTCTTGGAG ACCCAGAGGGATCCGGAGGTGGTGGACAAGATCATGCACGATCTGGACGAGAACGGCGACGGGGAGGTCGATTTCCAGGAGTTCGTGATCCTGGTGGCGGCCTTAACCGTGGCCTGCAACCCTTTCTTTTCCGAGGAAACCTGA